A single region of the Tigriopus californicus strain San Diego chromosome 8, Tcal_SD_v2.1, whole genome shotgun sequence genome encodes:
- the LOC131885274 gene encoding uncharacterized protein LOC131885274 isoform X2 yields MLKSVECGYFGPFAVMHDTVVEYRIVITLFDPFSHWTLADSIQTANPSDVLAEFAEFLLKHFCLFGFTPCSIINHSNQDFDLQLLLNQLQIKIDTCGWSDLGLPADFITHDTESQTSLELWEELSQFTQDFQANWHLLLQSWLFRKRIAPVDSDEISPFSIVFQHDPINLDVKAKQEAVLTENRRRMIKNPNLRCRHCEEVFTSRISFQIHQKHHLDAARERGKAQGEKGPEKPLKYPQKLAKRDSGSEGEDHDEEEDEDFDASKRTFRCRRRKGFHTRRIDPSARIAQLSKTALVTRSATRSIQSDSSEVNQVAENTMRAVKALLAATKTERKKRGKYTKFDLEMRDEIAQYALDHGVESACQEYSARFEFAIHASSVRNYIKALETFTPELREQIGRFVYQYGFDRCLNEYNQSRPELNLNRSLMRQFKRVFLRKYPNLELDIDDDDDDEEDEDDEEHDDQTARISRPKRLLTGELRDEIGQYAFQHDTVRAVEYFSAKLQFPLREATVRKLKKAWVSKTSQTQYVIDNAAMNQAQVSTSQHYHHQDQQQQQQQQQQQQQQQQQQQQHQQQQQQHVIAVQMPANVIQATQVVGSDGTTQYVQYPLVVATTNPADFSNPAMSQMQVLQTSQSSNVYGGIQSQSQSTHLAKTTAVVLSEQSQLSYIADPNSIPLQLTTTSATVSNGKAMPSNYDVSGISANPAQVVLDPSVQVVQDENVEAKKPLKRKYRKRAKIQTRSSTVKKNSVPDSTGKRGQYTSYDPQVRASIGKYAVEHGNQKTIEYFHRKHGLDLPESTVRGLRDRYLLQSQKGEAAELNFGPRGRPMRLGKYDEIVRKCIHDLIASGEKMSTFLAIATAKQVLQQNDPSMLIENGGKVNLNPVWAKSFLKRIGVSIRKKKTV; encoded by the exons atgctcaaatCG GTGGAATGCGGATACTTTGGGCCATTTGCCGTAATGCATGATACCGTGGTCGAATATCGCATCGTCATCACCTTGTTTGACCCGTTTTCCCACTGGACCTTGGCCGATTCCATCCAGACTGCGAATCCTTCGGATGTGTTGGCCGAATTTGCAGAGTTCCTCTTGAAGCATTTCTGCCTGTTCGGCTTCACTCCCTGTTCCATCATCAACCATTCCAATCAAGACTTCGATCTGCAGCTCTTGCTCAATCAATTGCAGATCAAGATTGACACGTGCGGTTGGTCCGATTTGGGTTTGCCCGCCGATTTCATCACACACGACACGGAATCCCAGACCTCGTTGGAACTGTGGGAGGAGCTGAGCCAATTCACGCAAGACTTTCAAGCCAATTGGCACCTTCTGCTCCAATCCTGGCTTTTTCGAAAGCGGATCGCTCCGGTCGATAGTGACGAGATATCGCCCTTCTCCATTGTGTTCCAACATGATCCGATCAACTTGGATGTGAAAGCCAAGCAAGAGGCCGTGTTGACTGAGAACCGTCGACGCATGATTAAGAACCCCAATTTGCGATGCCGTCATTGTGAGGAGGTGTTCACCTCCCGGATCAGCTTTCAGATTCACCAGAAACACCACCTGGACGCGGCCCGAGAACGGGGAAAGGCTCAGGGCGAGAAAGGTCCAGAGAAGCCGCTCAAATATCCGCAGAAACTGGCCAAAAGAGACTCCGGTTCTGAAGGGGAAGATcacgatgaagaagaggacgaggattTTGATGCCTCGAAGCGCACTTTCCGTTGCCGCAGACGGAAAGGGTTCCACACCCGACGTATTGACCCATCGGCTCGGATCGCACAACTAAGTAAGACGGCCCTTGTCACCCGATCGGCCACAAGAAGTATCCAATCTGACTCGTCTGAGGTCAATCAAGTGGCCGAGAACACGATGAGAGCTGTGAAAGCTTTACTGGCGGCCACCAAAACCGAGCGAAAGAAACGAGGCAAGTACACCAAGTTTGACTTGGAGATGAGGGACGAGATTGCCCAATATGCCTTGGATCACGGGGTGGAGAGTGCTTGTCAGGAGTATTCGGCCCGTTTCGAGTTCGCCATTCACGCCTCCAGTGTGAGAAACTACATTAAAGCCCTTGAGACTTTTACGCCCGAGCTGCGCGAACAAATCGGTCGATTCGTGTATCAGTACGGTTTTGATCGATGTCTCAACGAATACAATCAATCGCGGCCCGAATTGAACCTGAATCGATCACTCATGCGTCAATTTAAACGGGTATTTCTTCGGAAATACCCGAATCTCGAGTTGGATatcgatgacgacgacgacgatgaggaagacgaggacgacgaggaacACGACGATCAAACTGCGAGGATAAGCCGTCCCAAGAGACTCTTGACCGGGGAACTGCGGGACGAGATCGGTCAATATGCATTTCAGCATGACACTGTCCGTGCCGTGGAATACTTCTCCGCCAAGCTCCAATTTCCACTTCGAGAAGCTACAGTCAGAAAACTCAAGAAGGCTTGGGTGTCCAAGACCAGTCAAACTCAATACGTAATAGACAATGCGGCCATGAATCAAGCTCAAGTCTCCACCAGTCAACACTATCACCATCAagaccaacaacaacagcagcagcagcagcagcagcagcaacagcaacagcaacaacaacagcaacatcaacagcaacaacaacagcacgTGATAGCTGTCCAAATGCCCGCCAATGTCATTCAAGCCACCCAAGTCGTGGGCTCAGACGGGACAACCCAATACGTTCAGTACCCGTTGGTGGTGGCGACCACGAATCCCGCCGACTTTTCCAATCCAGCCATGTCTCAAATGCAAGTGTTACAGACCAGTCAAAGCTCCAACGTCTACGGGGGAATACAGTCTCAATCTCAATCCACGCATCTGGCCAAGACCACCGCGGTCGTCCTCAGCGAGCAAAGTCAATTGTCTTACATTGCCGATCCCAATTCCATCCCATTACAACTGACCACCACAAGTGCCACGGTGTCGAATGGCAAAGCGATGCCCTCGAATTATGACGTATCGGGAATATCCGCCAATCCCGCCCAAGTGGTCCTGGACCCATCCGTTCAGGttgttcaagacgaaaatgtGGAGGCAAAGAAACCGCTAAAGCGAAAATATCGGAAGCGTGCTAAGATCCAAACGCGCTCCAGCactgtgaaaaaaaatagcgTCCCCGATAGCACGGGCAAGCGAGGTCAGTACACTTCTTACGACCCTCAAGTCCGTGCATCCATTGGGAAATATGCCGTGGAACACGGCAATCAAAAAACGATCGAGTATTTCCATCGCAAGCACGGCTTGGATTTGCCCGAATCCACGGTGCGGGGTCTTCGAGACCGGTATTTGTTACAGAGTCAAAAGGGCGAAGCGGCCGAATTGAACTTTGGACCTCGGGGTCGTCCCATGAGACTCGGGAAATATGATGAAATCGTTCGCAAGTGCATTCACGACCTCATTGCCTCGGGTGAGAAGATGTCCACGTTCTTGGCCATTGCCACGGCCAAGCAAGTGCTGCAGCAAAATGATCCCTCAATGCTCATCGAGAATGGGGGAAAAGTGAACTTAAATCCGGTGTGGGCCAAATCATTTCTTAAACGGATTGGTGTGAGCATACGTAAAAAGAAGACTGTTTAG
- the LOC131885274 gene encoding uncharacterized protein LOC131885274 isoform X1, with protein MTFQPSLRKIVRDPKKYCHVECGYFGPFAVMHDTVVEYRIVITLFDPFSHWTLADSIQTANPSDVLAEFAEFLLKHFCLFGFTPCSIINHSNQDFDLQLLLNQLQIKIDTCGWSDLGLPADFITHDTESQTSLELWEELSQFTQDFQANWHLLLQSWLFRKRIAPVDSDEISPFSIVFQHDPINLDVKAKQEAVLTENRRRMIKNPNLRCRHCEEVFTSRISFQIHQKHHLDAARERGKAQGEKGPEKPLKYPQKLAKRDSGSEGEDHDEEEDEDFDASKRTFRCRRRKGFHTRRIDPSARIAQLSKTALVTRSATRSIQSDSSEVNQVAENTMRAVKALLAATKTERKKRGKYTKFDLEMRDEIAQYALDHGVESACQEYSARFEFAIHASSVRNYIKALETFTPELREQIGRFVYQYGFDRCLNEYNQSRPELNLNRSLMRQFKRVFLRKYPNLELDIDDDDDDEEDEDDEEHDDQTARISRPKRLLTGELRDEIGQYAFQHDTVRAVEYFSAKLQFPLREATVRKLKKAWVSKTSQTQYVIDNAAMNQAQVSTSQHYHHQDQQQQQQQQQQQQQQQQQQQQHQQQQQQHVIAVQMPANVIQATQVVGSDGTTQYVQYPLVVATTNPADFSNPAMSQMQVLQTSQSSNVYGGIQSQSQSTHLAKTTAVVLSEQSQLSYIADPNSIPLQLTTTSATVSNGKAMPSNYDVSGISANPAQVVLDPSVQVVQDENVEAKKPLKRKYRKRAKIQTRSSTVKKNSVPDSTGKRGQYTSYDPQVRASIGKYAVEHGNQKTIEYFHRKHGLDLPESTVRGLRDRYLLQSQKGEAAELNFGPRGRPMRLGKYDEIVRKCIHDLIASGEKMSTFLAIATAKQVLQQNDPSMLIENGGKVNLNPVWAKSFLKRIGVSIRKKKTV; from the exons ATGACCTTTCAGCCTTCTTTGAGAAAGATTGTCAGAGAtcccaaaaaatattgccat GTGGAATGCGGATACTTTGGGCCATTTGCCGTAATGCATGATACCGTGGTCGAATATCGCATCGTCATCACCTTGTTTGACCCGTTTTCCCACTGGACCTTGGCCGATTCCATCCAGACTGCGAATCCTTCGGATGTGTTGGCCGAATTTGCAGAGTTCCTCTTGAAGCATTTCTGCCTGTTCGGCTTCACTCCCTGTTCCATCATCAACCATTCCAATCAAGACTTCGATCTGCAGCTCTTGCTCAATCAATTGCAGATCAAGATTGACACGTGCGGTTGGTCCGATTTGGGTTTGCCCGCCGATTTCATCACACACGACACGGAATCCCAGACCTCGTTGGAACTGTGGGAGGAGCTGAGCCAATTCACGCAAGACTTTCAAGCCAATTGGCACCTTCTGCTCCAATCCTGGCTTTTTCGAAAGCGGATCGCTCCGGTCGATAGTGACGAGATATCGCCCTTCTCCATTGTGTTCCAACATGATCCGATCAACTTGGATGTGAAAGCCAAGCAAGAGGCCGTGTTGACTGAGAACCGTCGACGCATGATTAAGAACCCCAATTTGCGATGCCGTCATTGTGAGGAGGTGTTCACCTCCCGGATCAGCTTTCAGATTCACCAGAAACACCACCTGGACGCGGCCCGAGAACGGGGAAAGGCTCAGGGCGAGAAAGGTCCAGAGAAGCCGCTCAAATATCCGCAGAAACTGGCCAAAAGAGACTCCGGTTCTGAAGGGGAAGATcacgatgaagaagaggacgaggattTTGATGCCTCGAAGCGCACTTTCCGTTGCCGCAGACGGAAAGGGTTCCACACCCGACGTATTGACCCATCGGCTCGGATCGCACAACTAAGTAAGACGGCCCTTGTCACCCGATCGGCCACAAGAAGTATCCAATCTGACTCGTCTGAGGTCAATCAAGTGGCCGAGAACACGATGAGAGCTGTGAAAGCTTTACTGGCGGCCACCAAAACCGAGCGAAAGAAACGAGGCAAGTACACCAAGTTTGACTTGGAGATGAGGGACGAGATTGCCCAATATGCCTTGGATCACGGGGTGGAGAGTGCTTGTCAGGAGTATTCGGCCCGTTTCGAGTTCGCCATTCACGCCTCCAGTGTGAGAAACTACATTAAAGCCCTTGAGACTTTTACGCCCGAGCTGCGCGAACAAATCGGTCGATTCGTGTATCAGTACGGTTTTGATCGATGTCTCAACGAATACAATCAATCGCGGCCCGAATTGAACCTGAATCGATCACTCATGCGTCAATTTAAACGGGTATTTCTTCGGAAATACCCGAATCTCGAGTTGGATatcgatgacgacgacgacgatgaggaagacgaggacgacgaggaacACGACGATCAAACTGCGAGGATAAGCCGTCCCAAGAGACTCTTGACCGGGGAACTGCGGGACGAGATCGGTCAATATGCATTTCAGCATGACACTGTCCGTGCCGTGGAATACTTCTCCGCCAAGCTCCAATTTCCACTTCGAGAAGCTACAGTCAGAAAACTCAAGAAGGCTTGGGTGTCCAAGACCAGTCAAACTCAATACGTAATAGACAATGCGGCCATGAATCAAGCTCAAGTCTCCACCAGTCAACACTATCACCATCAagaccaacaacaacagcagcagcagcagcagcagcagcaacagcaacagcaacaacaacagcaacatcaacagcaacaacaacagcacgTGATAGCTGTCCAAATGCCCGCCAATGTCATTCAAGCCACCCAAGTCGTGGGCTCAGACGGGACAACCCAATACGTTCAGTACCCGTTGGTGGTGGCGACCACGAATCCCGCCGACTTTTCCAATCCAGCCATGTCTCAAATGCAAGTGTTACAGACCAGTCAAAGCTCCAACGTCTACGGGGGAATACAGTCTCAATCTCAATCCACGCATCTGGCCAAGACCACCGCGGTCGTCCTCAGCGAGCAAAGTCAATTGTCTTACATTGCCGATCCCAATTCCATCCCATTACAACTGACCACCACAAGTGCCACGGTGTCGAATGGCAAAGCGATGCCCTCGAATTATGACGTATCGGGAATATCCGCCAATCCCGCCCAAGTGGTCCTGGACCCATCCGTTCAGGttgttcaagacgaaaatgtGGAGGCAAAGAAACCGCTAAAGCGAAAATATCGGAAGCGTGCTAAGATCCAAACGCGCTCCAGCactgtgaaaaaaaatagcgTCCCCGATAGCACGGGCAAGCGAGGTCAGTACACTTCTTACGACCCTCAAGTCCGTGCATCCATTGGGAAATATGCCGTGGAACACGGCAATCAAAAAACGATCGAGTATTTCCATCGCAAGCACGGCTTGGATTTGCCCGAATCCACGGTGCGGGGTCTTCGAGACCGGTATTTGTTACAGAGTCAAAAGGGCGAAGCGGCCGAATTGAACTTTGGACCTCGGGGTCGTCCCATGAGACTCGGGAAATATGATGAAATCGTTCGCAAGTGCATTCACGACCTCATTGCCTCGGGTGAGAAGATGTCCACGTTCTTGGCCATTGCCACGGCCAAGCAAGTGCTGCAGCAAAATGATCCCTCAATGCTCATCGAGAATGGGGGAAAAGTGAACTTAAATCCGGTGTGGGCCAAATCATTTCTTAAACGGATTGGTGTGAGCATACGTAAAAAGAAGACTGTTTAG